One stretch of Candidatus Nitrosotenuis cloacae DNA includes these proteins:
- a CDS encoding malate dehydrogenase, producing the protein MITIIGSGKVGGDAALFSALRRVDDEILLLDVVNGLPQGEAMDLNHMLSEQGIDVNIRGSNDYSDMKGSKVVVVVAGSGRKPGMTRMDLLKINAGIVKGVVENIKKYADDSIIVPVTNPLDPMVHITYQTSGFDRNRIVGMGGMLDLSRFIQFIHEATGHSRESIRALVIGEHGENMLPLPRFSTVSGIPLSSMLPKEKLDQLVQNTKQVAAKVIELKGATVHAPGNAISAIVDAILKDRKKVIPVATPLNGEYGQSNVSIGVPAVIGRKGVEKIIELDLDVQEKETFQKGIESVKSALAGV; encoded by the coding sequence ATGATTACAATTATTGGCTCAGGCAAAGTTGGCGGAGACGCAGCATTATTTTCAGCACTGAGACGAGTAGATGATGAAATCTTACTATTAGATGTCGTAAATGGATTGCCACAAGGCGAAGCAATGGATCTTAATCACATGCTATCAGAGCAAGGAATCGACGTAAACATTCGAGGCTCTAATGACTATTCTGACATGAAGGGGTCAAAGGTAGTAGTTGTAGTTGCAGGTTCGGGAAGAAAGCCAGGCATGACCAGAATGGACCTGCTCAAGATCAATGCAGGCATAGTAAAGGGAGTAGTTGAGAATATCAAAAAATATGCAGATGATTCCATCATAGTTCCAGTAACAAACCCACTGGACCCAATGGTTCACATCACATACCAAACATCAGGCTTTGATAGAAACAGAATCGTCGGAATGGGTGGAATGCTGGACCTATCCAGATTCATCCAGTTCATTCACGAGGCAACAGGCCATTCTCGTGAATCCATCAGAGCTTTGGTAATTGGAGAGCATGGAGAAAACATGCTGCCACTACCAAGATTTTCCACAGTATCTGGAATTCCACTATCAAGCATGTTACCAAAAGAAAAACTAGACCAACTGGTCCAAAACACAAAGCAAGTAGCAGCCAAAGTAATTGAGCTCAAAGGGGCAACAGTTCATGCCCCAGGAAACGCAATATCTGCAATCGTTGATGCCATCCTAAAGGACAGAAAGAAAGTCATCCCAGTTGCCACTCCATTAAATGGCGAATATGGCCAATCCAACGTGTCAATTGGAGTTCCAGCAGTAATTGGAAGAAAAGGTGTTGAAAAAATAATAGAATTAGACTTGGATGTACAAGAAAAAGAAACATTCCAGAAAGGAATCGAGAGTGTCAAGTCAGCCCTTGCCGGCGTCTGA
- the larE gene encoding ATP-dependent sacrificial sulfur transferase LarE has translation MNKLDSLSDWFSDKKNVIVALSGGVDSALVAYAAHQVLGSSALAVTADYKTLAQEELDSAKKICQEIGIRHMIISYDELENPDFVKNDQNRCYHCRSELSDHLIRLARKENITVIVDGTNIDDLGDYRPGIVALQNNGIRSPLVESNFTKSEVRDTAKSVGLSVYDRPSNSCLASRIPWGQRVTAERLARIEVGETFVKQMVGAKQVRVRDINGMAKIEIGQDELDLIQSANIDDLAAKLKSIGFESVTIDETGYRPGKINVIAD, from the coding sequence ATGAACAAACTAGATTCTCTGTCTGATTGGTTTTCTGATAAGAAAAATGTCATAGTTGCATTGTCTGGTGGTGTGGATAGTGCTTTGGTTGCATATGCCGCCCATCAAGTTCTTGGCAGCTCCGCCCTTGCAGTAACTGCTGACTACAAAACACTGGCACAAGAAGAGCTGGATTCTGCCAAAAAAATCTGCCAAGAGATCGGTATTAGACATATGATAATCTCGTATGATGAGCTGGAAAATCCGGATTTTGTCAAAAACGACCAGAACCGATGCTATCATTGCCGATCTGAGCTATCTGATCATCTTATCCGACTGGCAAGAAAAGAAAACATTACAGTAATTGTAGATGGCACAAACATTGATGATCTTGGTGATTACAGGCCAGGAATTGTGGCACTGCAAAACAATGGAATTCGCAGCCCGCTAGTTGAATCAAACTTTACAAAGTCCGAGGTACGAGACACGGCAAAATCAGTAGGACTATCTGTATATGATAGGCCATCAAATTCGTGCTTGGCATCAAGAATCCCTTGGGGACAGCGTGTTACTGCGGAGCGCCTGGCAAGAATTGAGGTGGGCGAGACCTTTGTCAAGCAGATGGTTGGCGCAAAGCAGGTTCGAGTCAGGGACATAAATGGAATGGCAAAAATCGAGATAGGTCAAGACGAGCTTGACTTGATTCAATCTGCAAACATTGATGATCTTGCGGCCAAGCTAAAATCAATTGGATTTGAATCCGTCACAATAGATGAAACCGGATACAGGCCGGGAAAAATCAACGTGATTGCTGATTGA
- a CDS encoding cysteine desulfurase family protein, translating to MIYLDHAASTPIADPVLEEMMPYLKENYGNPSSIHRFGRITTKALDLARKRIADLIGASPNEILFTSGGTESNNTALFGTMNQNKVKTLITTSIEHDAILEPCKKLEQLGHNVIYLPVDSAGMIDVENLESLLSDQIGLVSIMFANNEVGTIQPIKQIAQLCKKYSIPFHTDAVQAVGKIPVDVQELGVDLMSISSHKINGPKGIGALYIRHGVTLNPFLLGGGQENGMRSGTENVANIVGFGKACQIAQENLQSNNHTLQSLRNHLVKRVSNDLTHTTMNGHKEMRLPNNAHFTFLGVNGEDLIIKLDEHGIAASTGSACSVKTQKASHVLMAMGFSHEQITGSLRLTVGISNTISEIDQTVDILKKVVAELRAVSPFKAKYGF from the coding sequence TTGATCTATTTGGATCATGCGGCATCAACTCCGATTGCCGATCCAGTACTAGAAGAGATGATGCCATACCTAAAGGAAAACTATGGCAACCCATCATCAATTCATAGGTTTGGCAGGATCACAACAAAGGCACTGGATTTGGCCAGAAAGAGAATTGCGGATCTAATCGGCGCAAGCCCAAATGAAATTCTGTTTACATCTGGTGGGACAGAATCCAACAATACTGCACTGTTTGGTACGATGAATCAAAACAAAGTAAAAACACTCATCACCACATCAATTGAGCATGATGCGATACTAGAGCCCTGCAAAAAACTAGAGCAGCTAGGCCATAATGTGATCTATCTTCCAGTTGACTCTGCCGGAATGATTGATGTTGAGAATCTAGAGTCATTACTTTCAGACCAAATAGGCCTAGTTAGTATAATGTTTGCAAACAACGAGGTTGGTACCATACAGCCAATCAAACAAATCGCACAACTTTGCAAGAAGTATTCCATACCATTTCATACTGATGCAGTACAGGCAGTGGGAAAAATCCCAGTTGATGTACAGGAGCTGGGCGTTGATCTAATGTCGATATCCTCTCACAAGATAAACGGACCAAAAGGAATCGGCGCATTATACATAAGACACGGTGTGACATTGAACCCGTTTCTTTTGGGCGGTGGACAGGAAAACGGTATGCGCTCAGGCACGGAAAATGTAGCAAACATTGTTGGTTTTGGCAAGGCATGCCAGATTGCCCAGGAAAACCTACAATCCAATAACCATACACTACAAAGCCTAAGAAATCATCTGGTCAAGCGCGTATCAAATGATCTAACTCATACCACGATGAACGGCCACAAAGAAATGCGCCTGCCAAACAATGCACATTTTACATTTCTGGGAGTAAACGGTGAGGACCTAATCATAAAGCTAGACGAACATGGAATTGCCGCATCTACTGGCTCTGCATGTTCTGTGAAGACACAAAAGGCGTCTCATGTTCTGATGGCAATGGGATTCTCACACGAGCAAATAACTGGCTCTTTGCGCCTTACTGTTGGTATTTCTAATACAATTTCAGAAATCGATCAGACAGTTGATATTTTAAAAAAAGTAGTTGCCGAGCTTAGGGCAGTATCACCATTCAAGGCAAAGTACGGATTTTAG
- a CDS encoding CFI-box-CTERM domain-containing protein — translation MRGAGRLVAVFLSLVLFTSSLSMVFAQTDLSQIPPLSVSTNLPLYDEGDTVTFSGFIKSPDINNMIDVTVRVLGPVVNGSNGNIVSIDQVKPQLDGSFESAFIVAGDRWIKRGDYKILVNYGPQKAETMFFYNGGTGELPPDVVPPPPSCAEGQIIVNGQCTNPEDIETPPPACGTGTVYDPVSKSCIVAPPVVDNCPPGQELVNNVCVDVEPEDNTPPPPQCGAGTELKDGICVPKSGTTGGPGCLIATAAFGTELAPQVQMLREVRDNVLFSTGAGTTFLAGFNSVYYAFSPAVADLERQSPLFKEVVKTAITPMLSTLSILNYVDINSEQEMLGYGIGVILLNIGMYFVVPAIVIVKVKGLIQKRRL, via the coding sequence ATGAGAGGAGCTGGGAGACTCGTAGCAGTATTTTTGTCACTTGTACTATTCACATCATCATTATCAATGGTTTTTGCACAAACTGATCTAAGTCAGATACCACCATTATCTGTATCAACAAACCTTCCTCTGTATGATGAGGGAGATACCGTAACATTTAGCGGCTTTATCAAAAGCCCAGACATCAATAACATGATTGATGTTACAGTTAGGGTCCTAGGACCTGTAGTCAATGGCAGTAACGGAAACATCGTTTCAATTGACCAAGTAAAACCACAATTAGATGGCTCCTTTGAGAGTGCCTTTATCGTAGCCGGCGACCGTTGGATTAAGAGAGGAGATTACAAAATTCTAGTAAACTATGGCCCACAAAAGGCAGAGACTATGTTCTTCTATAATGGAGGAACGGGCGAATTACCACCAGACGTAGTTCCACCACCGCCATCATGCGCTGAAGGACAAATCATAGTAAATGGACAATGTACAAATCCAGAAGACATCGAGACTCCACCACCAGCATGTGGAACAGGTACGGTTTATGATCCCGTATCAAAGTCATGTATTGTAGCACCGCCAGTTGTTGATAACTGCCCACCAGGACAAGAGCTAGTCAACAACGTATGTGTTGATGTTGAACCAGAAGACAACACACCTCCACCACCACAATGTGGCGCAGGCACCGAACTTAAAGATGGAATCTGTGTTCCAAAGTCAGGTACTACTGGAGGTCCAGGATGCTTGATTGCAACTGCTGCATTTGGAACTGAACTTGCACCACAAGTACAAATGCTAAGAGAAGTTAGAGATAACGTACTATTCAGCACCGGAGCAGGTACAACATTCCTAGCAGGATTCAACAGTGTGTACTATGCATTCAGCCCAGCAGTAGCAGACTTGGAAAGACAAAGTCCACTATTCAAAGAAGTAGTAAAGACTGCAATCACTCCAATGCTATCAACACTATCGATACTCAACTATGTTGATATCAACTCTGAGCAAGAAATGCTAGGCTATGGTATAGGAGTCATTCTACTAAACATCGGAATGTACTTTGTAGTGCCAGCCATAGTGATAGTCAAAGTTAAAGGCCTAATCCAAAAAAGACGCCTTTAA
- a CDS encoding VIT1/CCC1 transporter family protein, translating into MDVSEPRHMEPHLSESSGIRDFVFGFGDGINTSLGIAAGVGGADVSSNIIILASLVGMFTGAKAMAVQNYLAVKAQRELLNSEIAREEWEMENKPEVERQEIEEIYKAKGFEGKDLDMIVNKITSNKKVWLDTMLTEELRLNVDVIGNPLKSALRMFGAFLLGGILPIIPFFFAHGYVPLIIAVGISLSTSFAVGAVKSKLARTNIIKGGLEMAGLGTGIALIGFGIGTELANLGIIDV; encoded by the coding sequence ATGGACGTATCAGAGCCGCGACACATGGAGCCTCACCTCTCTGAATCAAGCGGGATTCGAGATTTTGTGTTTGGATTTGGAGATGGCATCAACACCTCACTTGGAATAGCTGCAGGAGTTGGAGGTGCAGATGTTTCATCAAATATTATAATTCTAGCATCACTTGTTGGCATGTTTACTGGCGCCAAGGCAATGGCAGTCCAGAACTATCTGGCAGTAAAAGCGCAGCGCGAGCTGCTCAATTCTGAAATAGCTCGCGAAGAATGGGAGATGGAAAACAAACCTGAAGTGGAAAGACAGGAAATAGAGGAAATCTACAAGGCAAAGGGCTTTGAGGGAAAAGACCTAGATATGATAGTAAACAAGATCACATCAAACAAAAAAGTCTGGCTGGACACAATGCTGACAGAAGAACTAAGACTCAATGTAGATGTGATTGGCAATCCCCTAAAGAGTGCATTGCGAATGTTTGGTGCATTTTTGCTTGGCGGCATACTACCAATAATTCCGTTTTTCTTTGCACATGGGTATGTTCCATTGATAATTGCAGTTGGAATTAGTCTGTCCACATCGTTTGCAGTTGGTGCAGTAAAATCCAAACTTGCCCGCACCAATATCATAAAGGGTGGTCTGGAAATGGCAGGCCTTGGAACAGGAATTGCTCTGATTGGATTTGGAATAGGAACTGAGCTAGCTAATCTTGGAATTATTGACGTCTAG
- a CDS encoding PEFG-CTERM sorting domain-containing protein — protein MKYTHALILLLVISSIPMWYGFASAEECKNVCVAKPFYKEGEAVVISGKVEAFLPNTPLLLQVFREANRVHIAQVEVAQDGTFTYSLIADGPYFQKDGKYIVQASYGVTGNVFETNFDFQTTISGTNPTQIFEVKAGDAGTFDVPYTINGGTIKNIIVDPAILGLIVTIQADSDGSLTLDLGREWIDAKKGPDGKSGDDDTYIIYIDGLEVPYQESSLKPESRLITIHFQEGDSDIEIIGTYVVPEFGPIAIAILIISITSVMILSKKQTILRI, from the coding sequence GTGAAGTATACTCACGCATTGATTTTGTTACTAGTTATATCATCAATTCCAATGTGGTATGGTTTTGCATCTGCGGAAGAATGCAAGAATGTTTGTGTTGCAAAGCCATTCTACAAGGAAGGTGAAGCCGTAGTGATATCAGGTAAAGTAGAGGCGTTTTTGCCAAACACGCCACTATTACTACAGGTGTTTCGTGAGGCAAATCGTGTGCACATTGCCCAAGTCGAAGTTGCGCAAGATGGTACCTTTACTTATTCACTGATTGCAGACGGACCTTATTTTCAAAAGGATGGAAAATACATAGTCCAGGCATCATACGGTGTGACTGGAAATGTCTTTGAGACTAACTTTGATTTTCAGACAACCATTTCCGGAACAAACCCAACACAAATCTTTGAGGTAAAGGCAGGCGATGCTGGAACATTTGATGTGCCATATACAATAAACGGCGGCACCATCAAAAACATCATAGTGGATCCGGCCATACTGGGTCTGATTGTTACAATACAAGCAGACAGTGATGGCTCACTAACACTAGATCTTGGCAGAGAATGGATTGATGCAAAGAAAGGCCCCGATGGGAAGAGCGGTGATGATGACACATACATCATCTACATTGATGGGTTAGAAGTCCCATACCAAGAATCATCATTAAAGCCAGAATCCAGACTGATCACAATACACTTTCAAGAAGGCGATTCTGACATTGAGATAATTGGAACATATGTTGTGCCAGAGTTTGGCCCAATTGCAATTGCCATATTGATAATATCAATAACATCTGTGATGATATTATCAAAAAAACAAACGATACTGAGAATCTAA
- the larC gene encoding nickel pincer cofactor biosynthesis protein LarC produces MVLIIDPQIAGISGDMLLSALVDLGAKKSKIIEGVKVSQNFLHHSKIEKIDFKKTDKHGVNATTLVLKLDEHSHERKGIEIQNCITKTAQKIGLSERASKFAKNSIETLISAESKIHGVPKDSVHFHEASSIDTVIDIIGVAIALDDLKCFDHDIITMPVAVGNGTISFSHGVASNPASAILGIFAKSGIIISGNDSQDELTTPTGAAMLVNLTDRCVEHYPLMKIDSVGYGAGQKNFESFSNVLKMVLGEKSSLKSDSVSILETNVDDVSGEVLAHVIDKIMSSGAKDISVIPTLTKKGRPSHMISVICDHKNVDNLIQVLISETGTLGVRIRSSERFIVPRKIIPLKIKIHSKDFIVRCKTASKHQFKVEYDDIKSISEKLSISFKQTEELIKAEVKKQLK; encoded by the coding sequence ATGGTTCTGATAATAGATCCACAAATTGCTGGAATTTCTGGTGATATGTTGTTGTCAGCACTGGTGGATCTTGGTGCAAAAAAATCCAAAATAATTGAAGGCGTCAAGGTATCTCAGAACTTTTTACATCACTCCAAAATTGAAAAAATCGATTTCAAAAAAACAGACAAGCACGGAGTCAACGCAACCACACTAGTCCTAAAACTAGATGAGCACAGCCATGAAAGAAAAGGAATTGAAATCCAAAACTGTATAACAAAAACTGCACAAAAAATAGGACTATCTGAGAGGGCATCCAAATTTGCAAAAAACTCTATTGAAACTCTGATTTCTGCCGAGTCAAAAATTCATGGCGTCCCCAAGGACTCGGTTCACTTCCATGAGGCGTCCAGCATTGATACTGTGATTGATATAATTGGTGTGGCAATAGCACTAGATGATCTAAAGTGCTTTGATCATGATATCATTACAATGCCAGTAGCTGTTGGAAACGGCACCATATCATTCTCACATGGAGTGGCATCAAATCCGGCCAGTGCAATACTTGGGATATTTGCAAAGTCTGGAATAATAATCTCTGGGAATGATTCTCAGGATGAATTAACAACACCGACTGGTGCTGCAATGCTTGTTAATCTAACAGACCGGTGTGTTGAGCATTATCCATTGATGAAAATAGACTCAGTAGGGTATGGGGCAGGACAAAAAAACTTTGAGAGTTTTTCCAATGTGCTAAAAATGGTATTGGGTGAAAAATCGAGCCTAAAATCTGACTCCGTCAGCATTCTAGAGACAAATGTAGATGACGTCTCAGGCGAGGTTCTAGCACATGTAATTGATAAGATAATGTCAAGTGGTGCCAAGGACATTTCTGTCATTCCAACTCTAACAAAGAAGGGAAGGCCAAGCCACATGATCTCAGTTATTTGTGATCACAAAAATGTGGACAATCTGATTCAAGTATTGATCTCAGAGACCGGAACGCTGGGAGTTAGAATAAGATCATCTGAGAGATTTATCGTCCCAAGAAAGATCATACCACTAAAAATCAAAATTCACAGCAAAGATTTCATCGTACGATGCAAAACCGCAAGCAAGCACCAATTCAAAGTAGAATATGATGACATTAAATCAATATCTGAAAAACTCTCCATCTCATTCAAACAGACCGAAGAATTAATCAAAGCCGAAGTCAAAAAACAACTAAAATGA
- a CDS encoding B12-binding domain-containing radical SAM protein, protein MAGKRIVLTADRSLMTNYRGNFLYGFIACGPYELLPEWVFDKVFCPAVETDPNTGEAKVAQVGLRRVESALLQGYKRDEIFVANPDYLAKSIGPDTKVVGINVMDPLGMAPVTTTMSPEKLSYVAMKFKRMCADIIQLKKKYDFKVVVGGNGAWELAKTDRMKIHGIDTVVVGEADELALDLFKDLESGDAPELMHCFVKNIQNIPEIEGPTVNSLIEAMRGCGRGCDFCDVNKRSKKDLPIERLQHEAKINLDYGFDSIWLHSDEMLLYGCDNKDFQPNRDAITELWRSLKSMGANFVGTTHMTFSAIAADPVLLKQMSEINEMHTNGRWLATNLGIETVAPRMVKKHLGVKTKPFSTDEWGWVVREGARIMNENHWFPAATLIIGWPDETPDETQYTIDLIEDFRKTNFRGLVAPLLYQDFSEKNSMHFGNLNEAQFTLFWRCWENNMRVINDIVPIILRNKTYGPPMKIFMYGLIKAGTWAIMRYLRGLCKDLFNGKLPEDIVDRYARSRSVAAPTYTR, encoded by the coding sequence TTGGCTGGCAAACGTATTGTTCTTACTGCTGACCGCAGTCTGATGACAAATTATCGCGGAAATTTCCTTTATGGGTTCATTGCATGTGGACCATATGAGCTGTTACCAGAATGGGTCTTTGACAAGGTTTTCTGCCCGGCAGTAGAGACAGACCCAAACACTGGCGAGGCAAAGGTTGCCCAAGTCGGACTAAGAAGAGTAGAGAGCGCATTGCTCCAAGGATACAAAAGAGATGAGATCTTTGTCGCAAATCCAGACTATCTAGCAAAATCAATCGGGCCCGACACCAAAGTAGTTGGAATCAATGTGATGGATCCACTCGGCATGGCACCAGTCACAACTACCATGTCGCCTGAAAAATTATCGTACGTTGCAATGAAGTTCAAGCGCATGTGTGCAGATATTATCCAATTAAAGAAAAAATATGATTTCAAAGTTGTAGTTGGCGGAAACGGGGCATGGGAGCTTGCAAAAACAGACAGAATGAAAATTCACGGAATTGACACGGTTGTAGTTGGCGAAGCAGACGAGCTTGCCCTGGACTTGTTCAAGGATTTAGAGAGCGGAGACGCACCAGAATTGATGCATTGCTTTGTCAAAAACATACAGAATATTCCAGAAATCGAAGGCCCAACTGTCAACTCGTTAATTGAGGCAATGCGAGGATGCGGACGTGGATGCGACTTTTGTGATGTGAACAAGCGCTCCAAAAAAGACTTGCCAATTGAGCGACTACAGCACGAAGCAAAAATAAACCTCGATTACGGTTTTGATTCCATTTGGCTGCACTCTGATGAAATGCTGCTTTATGGATGTGACAATAAAGACTTTCAGCCAAACAGAGACGCCATTACGGAATTGTGGCGTAGCCTAAAATCAATGGGTGCTAACTTTGTTGGAACCACCCACATGACATTCTCTGCAATTGCAGCAGACCCAGTTCTACTAAAACAAATGTCAGAAATTAATGAAATGCACACAAACGGCAGATGGCTTGCAACAAACTTGGGAATAGAAACCGTTGCACCAAGAATGGTCAAAAAACACCTAGGTGTCAAGACCAAGCCATTCTCAACTGACGAGTGGGGATGGGTAGTACGAGAAGGAGCTCGAATCATGAATGAGAACCACTGGTTCCCAGCAGCCACATTAATCATTGGCTGGCCTGATGAGACCCCAGATGAGACCCAATATACCATTGATTTAATCGAGGATTTCAGAAAGACAAACTTTAGGGGACTGGTAGCACCATTGCTGTATCAAGACTTTTCAGAAAAGAACTCGATGCACTTTGGAAACCTCAATGAGGCCCAATTCACCCTGTTTTGGAGGTGCTGGGAGAACAACATGCGGGTCATTAATGATATCGTACCGATCATATTACGAAACAAGACCTACGGTCCTCCAATGAAGATATTCATGTATGGGTTGATCAAGGCTGGAACCTGGGCAATCATGAGATACCTAAGAGGCCTCTGCAAGGATCTCTTCAATGGCAAGCTTCCAGAAGATATCGTGGATAGATATGCAAGAAGCAGATCAGTTGCTGCCCCTACATATACAAGATAA
- the larB gene encoding nickel pincer cofactor biosynthesis protein LarB has translation MEITDVLESLKIGKISVSEAKKQLALYSIEKIEDFAQIDMGRKHRKGIPEVIFAERKTSDEIKKIIQRVLEKSDSVLVSRIQKSDYTKIVRFAKSKKLKIKDGKNTTTLLIHKNTLKSTGGTVGIVTAGTSDIGVAEETRLTCEAMHCNTITSYDVGIAGLHRLFPIIKKFIEQDIDVIVVAAGMEGALASVVSSLVNVPVIGLPTSVGYGYGEKGVAALASMLQSCSLGLSVVNIDNGIGAGAVAANIANRARRQ, from the coding sequence ATGGAAATTACCGATGTTTTAGAATCACTAAAGATTGGCAAAATATCCGTCTCTGAGGCAAAAAAACAGCTCGCATTATACTCCATTGAAAAAATAGAGGATTTTGCCCAAATTGACATGGGTCGAAAGCACAGAAAGGGAATCCCGGAAGTAATATTTGCAGAACGAAAAACATCAGATGAGATAAAAAAAATAATCCAGCGAGTCTTGGAAAAGTCTGACTCGGTCCTAGTATCGAGAATTCAAAAATCAGACTATACCAAAATAGTCAGATTTGCAAAATCAAAAAAGCTCAAAATCAAGGACGGCAAAAACACCACTACCCTACTAATCCACAAAAACACGCTCAAAAGTACGGGTGGAACCGTAGGAATTGTGACTGCCGGAACATCAGATATTGGAGTTGCAGAAGAGACAAGGCTTACCTGTGAGGCAATGCATTGTAATACAATTACCAGTTATGATGTTGGAATTGCCGGATTGCACAGATTGTTTCCAATTATTAAAAAATTCATCGAACAAGACATTGATGTTATAGTGGTAGCAGCCGGAATGGAGGGAGCTCTGGCATCGGTAGTGTCATCTTTGGTAAATGTTCCAGTGATTGGCCTGCCAACATCTGTAGGATATGGTTATGGAGAAAAAGGAGTTGCTGCCCTAGCATCAATGCTTCAGAGCTGCTCACTTGGATTATCGGTTGTAAATATTGACAATGGTATTGGTGCAGGTGCGGTTGCTGCAAACATTGCAAATCGGGCTAGACGTCAATAA